In Xyrauchen texanus isolate HMW12.3.18 chromosome 45, RBS_HiC_50CHRs, whole genome shotgun sequence, a single window of DNA contains:
- the phyh gene encoding LOW QUALITY PROTEIN: phytanoyl-CoA dioxygenase, peroxisomal (The sequence of the model RefSeq protein was modified relative to this genomic sequence to represent the inferred CDS: inserted 4 bases in 3 codons; deleted 1 base in 1 codon; substituted 1 base at 1 genomic stop codon), with amino-acid sequence MVCVHSSPSPEGEETTSSGRLDHSSIDAAVDMASSLSSDQPNVIRPCTPTEGRRSSCAYCRGEDAASGDQGFRWVCANARSSPCLLARVVPRESQRSYNSYINHKKKDLYIYIYKNNKDIANETPGVDFLRQIESGSLQAXRYANFTIQDISYLLKVTKMLKNICEKVIKSKIDXLRDVMKGRDSVYKSFADLMLNQYFFKGEPAIQETPAMSNYLSLYRELMSLYFAVGLLPCSRLWVWLANNLIIPPTNAYCTWRLENMNGHPEKHYTAEKVRAAFTSAQNVSYHHPQACNATFDTDVLSPEQRIAYEEDGFILVPNLVSDEHIERFRKAFERICKREVKVPGLVVMKDVSIAXDFQEDPELFRYCTLPQILKYVKCFTGPNIMAMHTMLINKPPDTGKKTSRHPMHQDLHYFPFRPADRIVCSWTAMEKVHRQNGCLVVLPGSHKGTLHEHDYPDWEGGINKMYHGVRNYDPSHSRVHLDMEKGDTVFSXTEGFRKAIACHYASADCYYIDVDGTTQENISNEVKELAAKRIGAHTVVTFQDTWALRGRLVQGDRTSL; translated from the exons ATGGTGTGTGTACACTCTTCACCCTCACCAGAGGGAGAAGAGACAACGTCTTCCGGCAGGCTTGACCACTCGTCCATAGATGCTGCGGTGGACATGGCATCGTCCCTATCATCAGATCAGCCAAATGTTATAAGACCATGCACTCCGACAGAGGGTCGGAGATCCTCATGTGCATACTGCAGGGGTGAGGATGCTGCATCGGGAGACCAAGGTTTTCGCTGGGTTTGCGCCAATGCAAGATCCTCACCATGCCTCCTCGCTCGTGTGGTCCCTCGGGAGTCACAGAGGAG TTATAACAGTTATATAAATCATAAGaaaaaagatttatatatatatatatataaaaacaa TAAAGACATTGCCAATGAGACACCTGGGGTGGACTTCCTGAGACAAATAGAAAGTGGCAGTCTTCAGGC GCGATATGCCAACTTCACCATACAAGACATCAGCTATCTACTCAAAGTGACCAAGATGTTGAAGAACATTTGTGAAAAAGTAATCAAGTCTAAAATT GATTAATTGAGGGACGTTATGAAAGGCAGAGACTCAGTTtacaaaagttttgcagacttaATGCTCAATCAATACTTTTTCAAG GGTGAACCTGCTATTCAGGAAACTCCAGCTATGAGTAATTATCTGTCATTATACAGAGAGCTGATGTCACTTTACTTTGCTGTGGGTCTTTTGCCCTGCTCTAGACTCTGGGTATGGCTGGCTAACAATCTGATCATCCCTCCAACCAATGCCTACTGCACTTGGAGGTTAGAGAATATGAACGGTCATCCTGAGAAGCACTACACAGCTGAAAAAGTG CGTGCGGCCTTCACCTCTGCCCAAAATGTGTCCTATCACCATCCTCAAGCCTGCA ATGCCACTTTTGACACGGATGTGCTGAGCCCAGAACAGAGAATCGCTTATGAAGAGGATGGATTCATTCTTGTTCCAAACCTGGTATCGGATGAACACATTGAACGATTCAG GAAGGCATTTGAGCGCATATGTAAGAGAGAGGTGAAGGTGCCTGGTTTGGTGGTCATGAAAGATGTATCCATTG AAGACTTCCAGGAAGATCCAGAACTTTTCCGGTACTGCACTTTACCCCAG ATCCTGAAGTATGTAAAGTGTTTCACCGGACCAAACATCATGGCCATGCACACCATGCTCATCAACAAGCCACCTGACACAG GTAAGAAGACATCTCGCCATCCCATGCACCAGGATCTACACTACTTCCCTTTCCGTCCCGCAGACCGCATAGTGTGTTCTTGGACCGCAATGGAGAAAGTGCACCGGCAAAATGGCTGTCTAGTGGTACTGCCCGGCTCACACAAAGGCACTCTGCATGAACACGACTACCCAGATTGGGAG GGtggaataaataaaatgtatcatggGGTTCGTAATTATGACCCAAGCCATTCCAGAGTGCATTTAGATATGGAGAAAGGGGATACTGTGTTTT GAACTGAGGGGTTCAGAAAG GCGATCGCTTGTCACTATGCCAGCGCTGACTGTTATTACATTGATGTGGATGGAACAACTCAGGAGAACATCAGCAATGAAGTGAAGGAACTTGCAGCCAAGAGGATAGGCGCTCATACTGTGGTCACATTTCAG GACACCTGGGCTTTGCGTGGACGCCTGGTTCAAGGAGACAGAACGTCACTGTGA